In Trueperella pecoris, the DNA window AGAAGAGCGAAATTCCCAGCCGGGATTTTGCTCACAATAAGCACTTCCAGCACATAGGGCACCACCGACGAAAACAGGCCGACGGCAACGATCAGTCCCAACAATTTGAGGTCACTGAGGATGACACCGAAGGTCGGTATAGCAACCCACGCGTAGGCCAGCGTGCCGATGGCCATGCCGATCGCTAGCGAGTCCGGCCCCGTGCCCGCGCGCGCCGCCTTCGAGGCGAGCCACATATACACAGCCCAGGCGATACCTGCCGCTACCGCGCATGCAACGCCCATCGCGACGCCAGGAGCCCGAAGGTCAACCCCCACCCAAGAAATCATGAAGACGCCGGTGAGCGCGAAGACGATTCCGCCCCAGATCCGCCAGCCACGCCCCGTGACGGCCGCCAAGATCACCGGCCCAAGAAACTCGAGCGCGACGGCGGTGCCCAATGGTATTCGCGCAATCGCCTGATAAAAGAGCATGTTCATCGTAACGAGCGCGAGTCCGTACACGGCCGGCACCCACAGCTGACGCGCCTTGATGGCTGGCCGACGCCACGCCATCATCACCAGCGCGCCCACCGCCACGCGGCCCCATGCCACGGCACTCACAGTTGCTGCCGCAAAAAGCGCCACCGCGATCGATGCACCCAAGTATTGAATAATTCCCGAGGCCAGCAGCATGCCCGGCGCGGCCGACCTCATCGTGTTCTCAGTAAAATTTAGGCTCCCCGTCAGGTACTGGCCGGCCTCACCGCGCCACACTCCACTACTTTTGACCACGCGGGTTCCCCTCGCCTTCATCGCCAGATTGGCCCAGTTCGACGACGACGGCCGCGTGGTCCGACACCGGCATCTGCATCACCGTACTCGAGACACCAACAAAGCCTCGGCCAACAACGTGGTCAATCTGGATGATCGGGGCCCAGCTGGGCGACCCGTTCCCCCGGTGGAGAATCTCGAATCGGCTGCCCGGAGTGCCACGCCGATTATTGCGCTTCTCCAGTTCTTCTTCCACGTGCTCGATCCGCAGGTTCATATCCCCGATAAGCACAGCCGGAATGCCCGGGGCGAACTTGTCGAACCCGGTCAGGACGTCCCGAAACTGACGCCGAGCGACGTCCCGCACGGTAGACAGATGCGCAACACCCACGACGAGCGGCCCCTCCGGGCCGTCCAACTGGGCGTATAGGCATGCGCGCCGATCGGGCCACTTCAATCGCCACCCGTTAATACGACCCCGCTTAAGCTCGGAAAGAAAATCGCCTTGTCGCCCGTCGTGAATGAATGGCGTGCGGCGGCCGACCAGCCTGAGCACCCGAGCCCGTTTGACCGGCAATCGAGTGAGCAGGCCGTTGCCGTACCGCCGTCTGGTTTGTGCAAACAGCGGCGTCATCCTGCACTCTTGCGCGACCACATCAAGCTGGTCGACGCCGTGTGAGCGCATCTTGCCGCGATCGACTTCCTGCATCCCGACGACGTCGACCCCCAGTGCCGAAATGGCGCGCGCCAGCACGCGCGCCGATCGAAGGCCAGAGCCGACGGAGCCGCCTCTCCCATCCGCGAGCGCTGCGACAGCCGCGGGTGAGCAGGCAGGGACGGGCTCGCCGTACTGAATGTTGAAGGTGAGAACGCGCAGCATCAAAGCCCCCGCTCAGTCCGCGCTACTCGCCGGCCTGGCCAGCCTCGCCGACGGCCGGCGCGCCGGGCGTTACGCCGTCCGCGGCGTCGTCCGATGCAGCCTCTTCCGAATCCACGACGTCACTATCAGCCACAAAGCGTAGCGACACCGAGTTCATGCAGTAACGCTTACCGGTTGGCGTCTGCGGCGCATCCGGGAATACGTGCCCGAGGTGCGAACCGCACGTGGCGCACTGAACCTCAGTGCGAACCATCCCAAACGAGCGATCCTCAACATAAACAACGGCGTCCTTCTCATTCGGGTCATAGAAGGAGGGCCAACCGCAGTGGGAGTCGAACTTGGTGCTTGAACGGAACAGCTCGGCGTCGCAGGCACGGCAATGATAGGTCCCTGCGCGGTTTTCATGCAGCAGTTCGCCTGTGCCGGGACGCTCAGTGCCGGCCTCCCGAAGCACGTTGTACTCCATCGGCGTGAGAAGGTTGCGCCACTCGGCGTCTGACTTGATAACGCTGAACGTCATTGCCTCTCCTTAAGGTCCGGATCCGTTTCTTCGGTCTGCATGTCTTCTCGAGTTTCCTCGAGTTTACGCTTTCGCTCCTCATATGCCTCATCGCCCGGACCTGCGAAGACCTTAGCGCGCTCCTCCGCCTCCGGTGACCCGGAGAAAATTGCGGACTTGACCGTGGTACTCTTCGGGCTTGGATCCTCGACGTTCGGCACGTCACGATCATCCAGCTCCGCCTCACGCTCAGCTACGGAGATCCTGAGGAGCTTCTCCACGTCACGTGCCGACATCACTTCAGTTTCCTGAGTGTCATGATGCGCGACGCCGAACTCCGGCTCCGGCTCGAACACCGGCGGCTTGTCCTCCTCCCGTTCGAGGAGGCGTGCCATCGTCTGCTCGTTTCGCTGCCGAAGGTC includes these proteins:
- a CDS encoding EamA family transporter; the protein is MWRGEAGQYLTGSLNFTENTMRSAAPGMLLASGIIQYLGASIAVALFAAATVSAVAWGRVAVGALVMMAWRRPAIKARQLWVPAVYGLALVTMNMLFYQAIARIPLGTAVALEFLGPVILAAVTGRGWRIWGGIVFALTGVFMISWVGVDLRAPGVAMGVACAVAAGIAWAVYMWLASKAARAGTGPDSLAIGMAIGTLAYAWVAIPTFGVILSDLKLLGLIVAVGLFSSVVPYVLEVLIVSKIPAGNFALLNALYPATSLVVGMILLRQIPTLGELGGLLLISVAVVLVSLRPRGKRGVSGHELGRRGSGVQL
- a CDS encoding endonuclease/exonuclease/phosphatase family protein, with amino-acid sequence MLRVLTFNIQYGEPVPACSPAAVAALADGRGGSVGSGLRSARVLARAISALGVDVVGMQEVDRGKMRSHGVDQLDVVAQECRMTPLFAQTRRRYGNGLLTRLPVKRARVLRLVGRRTPFIHDGRQGDFLSELKRGRINGWRLKWPDRRACLYAQLDGPEGPLVVGVAHLSTVRDVARRQFRDVLTGFDKFAPGIPAVLIGDMNLRIEHVEEELEKRNNRRGTPGSRFEILHRGNGSPSWAPIIQIDHVVGRGFVGVSSTVMQMPVSDHAAVVVELGQSGDEGEGNPRGQK
- the msrB gene encoding peptide-methionine (R)-S-oxide reductase MsrB, which encodes MTFSVIKSDAEWRNLLTPMEYNVLREAGTERPGTGELLHENRAGTYHCRACDAELFRSSTKFDSHCGWPSFYDPNEKDAVVYVEDRSFGMVRTEVQCATCGSHLGHVFPDAPQTPTGKRYCMNSVSLRFVADSDVVDSEEAASDDAADGVTPGAPAVGEAGQAGE